One stretch of Henckelia pumila isolate YLH828 unplaced genomic scaffold, ASM3356847v2 CTG_477:::fragment_1, whole genome shotgun sequence DNA includes these proteins:
- the LOC140872739 gene encoding uncharacterized protein yields the protein MASKKDADPNLGFLTRRDTEVKLPRPTRVKNKTPAPIQITAEQILRESRERQEAEIRPPKQKITDVTELGDYRLRKRKEFEDLIRRVRWNKSVWVKYAKWEESQKDFTRARSVWERALEVDYRDHTLWLKYADFEMKNKFINHARNVWDRATVLLPRVDQLWYKYIHMEEMLGNVAGSRQIFERWMDWMPDQQGWLSYIKFELRYNEVDRARKIFERFVACHPKVGSWVRFAKFEFKSGDVSRARSCYERAVDKLADDEEAEELFVAFAEFEEKCKETERARCIYKYALDHIPKGRAEEIYKKFVAFEKQYGDREGIEDAIVGKRRFQYEDEVRKNPLNYDAWFDYIRLEESVGDKNKIEDIYERAIANIPPAQEKRYWQRYIYLWINYVLYEELDAQNVDRTRDVYNLCLKMIPHDKFSFAKIWLMAAQFEIRQLAIDRARRILGSAIGRAPKDKIFKKYIEMELQLGNIERCRKLYEKYLEWSPENCYAWSKFAELERSLAETERARALFELAIDQPALDMPEVLWKAYIDFEISESEYERTRALYERLLNRTKHLKVWISYAKFEASAMEDLQDSDDNEQKRKCLQHARAVFERALGYFRTSAPELKEERAMLLEEWMNLESCFGELGNVDLVRVKLPKKLKKRRHIETEDGPGGYEEYIDYLFPEETQTTNLKILEAAYKWKKQKYVSDDD from the exons ATGGCCAGCAAGAAGGATGCGGACCCGAATTTGGGTTTCCTAACCCGAAGAGATACGGAGGTTAAGTTGCCTCGGCCAACCAGAGTCAAGAACAAGACTCCTGCGCCTATCCAAATCACGGCGGAGCAGATCCTCCGAGAATCCCGTGAGAGGCAGGAAGCAGAAATCCGGCCACCCAAGCAGAAAATCACCGACGTCACAGAGCTAGGAGATTACCGCCTCCGCAAACGCAAGGAATTCGAAGACCTAATCCGAAGAGTTCGGTGGAATAAAAGCGTGTGGGTGAAATATGCCAAGTGGGAAGAGTCCCAGAAGGATTTTACCCGCGCTAGGTCCGTTTGGGAACGGGCGCTGGAGGTGGATTACAGGGATCATACATTGTGGTTGAAGTATGCTGATTTCGAGATGAAGAATAAGTTTATAAATCATGCGAGGAATGTTTGGGACCGGGCTACTGTGTTGTTGCCTAGAGTCGATCAATTGTGGTACAAATACATACATATGGAGGAGATGCTAGGCAATGTGGCTGGTTCAAGGCAAATTTTTGAGCGGTGGATGGATTGGATGCCTGATCAACAGGGCTGGCTCTCGTATATTAAGTTTGAGTTGAGATATAATGAGGTCGACAGGGCAAGAAAGATATTTGAAAGATTCGTAGCTTGTCACCCAAAAGTAGGTTCTTGGGTGCGTTTTGCAAAGTTCGAGTTTAAAAGTGGAGATGTTTCTCGCGCTAGGAGTTGTTACGAGAGGGCTGTGGATAAGTTGGCCGATGACGAGGAGGCGGAGGAGTTGTTTGTGGCATTTGCGGAATTCGAGGAGAAGTGTAAAGAAACTGAGAGAGCAAGGTGTATATATAAGTATGCCTTGGATCATATTCCTAAGGGGAGAGCGGAGGAGATTTACAAAAAATTTGTGGCTTTTGAGAAACAGTATGGTGATAGGGAAGGAATCGAGGATGCCATTGTCGGCAAGAGGAGATTTCAGTATGAGGACGAGGTTCGGAAAAACCCACTTAATTATGACGCTTGGTTTGATTATATAAGGTTGGAAGAGAGTGTCGGAGATAAAAACAAGATTGAGGACATATATGAGAGGGCCATTGCAAACATTCCACCTGCACAAGAGAAGCGGTATTGGCAAAGATACATCTACTTGTG GATTAATTATGTATTATACGAAGAGCTAGATGCCCAGAATGTGGATCGCACCAGAGACGTCTACAA CTTGTGTCTCAAGATGATTCCTCACGACAAATTTTCATTTGCAAAGATTTGGTTGATGGCCGCACAGTTTGAAATACGTCAGTTAGCTATCGATCGGGCTCGACGAATTTTAGGGTCAGCGATTGGTAGAGCTCCCAAAGATAAG ATATTTAAGAAGTACATTGAAATGGAGCTGCAACTTGGTAACATTGAACGCTGTCGAAAATTGTATGAAAAGTATTTGGAATGGTCACCTGAGAATTGTTATGCCTGGAGCAAATTTGCTGAGCTGGAAAGGTCCTTAGCTGAAACCGAGCGTGCCAGAGCTCTTTTTGAGCTTGCAATTGACCAGCCTGCACTTGATATGCCAGAAGTTTTATGGAAG GCATACATTGACTTTGAAATATCAGAGTCTGAATATGAAAGAACTAGAGCCCTTTATGAGAGGCTTTTGAACCGCACAAAACACTTGAAGGTGTGGATTAGTTATGCTAAGTTTGAGGCATCTGCTATGGAGGATTTGCAGGACTCAGATGACAATGAACAAAAGAGGAAATGCCTTCAGCATGCTCGAG CTGTTTTTGAAAGAGCCCTTGGCTATTTTAGAACTTCTGCTCCGGAATTAAAAGAGGAAAGGGCAATGCTTTTGGAGGAGTGGATGAACCTGGAAAGCTGTTTCGGTGAACTTGGCAATGTAGATTTGGTCCGTGTCAAGCTTCCGAAGAAACTCAAAAAGAGGAGGCACATAGAAACCGAGGATGGTCCAGGAGG GTACGAGGAGTACATCGACTACCTTTTCCCTGAAGAAACACAGACGACAAATCTCAAGATTTTGGAAGCAGCATACAAATGGAAGAAGCAAAAGTATGTTTCTGATGATGATTGA